In Zingiber officinale cultivar Zhangliang chromosome 6A, Zo_v1.1, whole genome shotgun sequence, a single genomic region encodes these proteins:
- the LOC121998523 gene encoding serine/threonine-protein phosphatase PP2A catalytic subunit-like has translation MSANAVPAPSSHGNLDEQIEQLMQCRPLSEQEVRDLCQKAKEVLMEESNVQPVKSPVTICGDIHGQFHDLAELFRIGGKCPDTNYLFMGDYVDRGYYSVETVTLLVALKVRYPQRITILRGNHESRQITQVYGFYDECLRKYGSANVWKTFTDLFDYFPLTALVESEIFCLHGGLSPTIETLDGIRSFDRVQEVPHEGAMCDLLWSDPDDRCGWGISPRGAGYTFGQDISEQFNHTNNLNLIARAHQLVMEGYNWGHDQKVVTIFSAPNYCYRCGNMAAILEVDDCKGHTFIQFEPAPRRGEPDVTRRTPDYFL, from the exons ATGAGCGCAAACGCGGTCCCAGCGCCTAGCTCCCATGGCAACCTCGACGAGCAGATCGAGCAGCTTATGCAGTGCAGACCACTGTCGGAACAGGAG GTTAGAGACTTGTGTCAGAAAGCCAAAGAGGTATTGATGGAAGAAAGCAATGTGCAG CCAGTGAAGAGCCCTGTGACAATATGTGGTGACATTCATGGGCAATTTCATGATCTGGCAGAACTGTTTCGAATAGGAGGCAAG TGTCCAGATACAAATTACTTATTTATGGGTGATTATGTGGACCGTGGGTATTATTCTGTTGAAACTGTTACG CTTTTGGTGGCCCTCAAGGTTCGATATCCTCAAAGAATTACCATTCTCAGAGGAAATCATGAAAGTCGTCAG ATTACTCAAGTTTATGGATTTTATGATGAATGCTTAAGAAA ATATGGCAGTGCAAATGTATGGAAGACCTTCActgatttatttgattatttccCATTGACAGCCCTG GTTGAATCAGAAATATTTTGCCTGCATGGTGGGTTATCTCCGACTATTGAAACCCTGGATGGCATACGGAGCTTTGATCGTGTTCAAGAAGTTCCACATGAGGGAGCTATGTGTGATCTTTTATGGTCCGATCCTGATGACAGATGTGGTTGGGGTATTTCTCCTCGTGGTGCTGGATATACATTTGGCCAA GATATATCCGAGCAATTCAATCATACTAATAACCTTAATCTGATAGCCAGAGCACATCAATTAGTCATGGAAGGATACAACTGGGGACAT GACCAAAAGGTGGTTACGATATTCAGTGCCCCAAATTATTGCTATCGGTGTGGAAATATGGCTGCCATTCTGGAAGTTGATGACTGTAAAGGTCATACATTCATTCAG TTTGAGCCAGCCCCCAGGAGAGGAGAGCCTGATGTGACTCGCAGAACTCCTGATTACTTTCTCTGA